In one Moritella sp. 5 genomic region, the following are encoded:
- a CDS encoding methyl-accepting chemotaxis protein has protein sequence MKFSDVSFKHKILMLLALPMLGFLWLSFSSISQSIETRKEMSTLTELTHLSVQYSELVHELQKERGMTAGFIGSNGRKFSAKLRKQRADTDAKQAKMTRFWQQNEFSDSHIQQLYVRIKQDLSMLTGIRNKVDAQNIELASALRYYTQLNAKLLSVSDLIVDISSDASITAETIAYYNFLQGKERAGIERAVLSNVFYKDHFSTDNFVKFISLVVEQETYFSNFKTFSTSSNNNFFAQQLNTPAVKEVMKLRHIAQTKSTGFNVDAEYWFSQASARIGQLKLIEDDLERSLLTLADNHRNSAVTVLMMNVVFSVLIIVIVVVISFITIRDLMSRVNELMDVMTEVRDNNDLTVQTKLAGESELGQIASALNLTLSQFSGAMDNISTSSITLASAAEETAQTCDYSSKSLTEQLDGISLIATAIEELSATVKEVAQNTQLTADSAKEVDVQAVSGFEVVQQSSLSIEGLACEIDSLAQRITNLHTSSNNITNMVDVIKSVADQTNLLALNAAIEAARAGEQGRGFAVVADEVRTLAKRTQESTAEIESFISALQADVDAAFNVIEVSQTKASEAVSNSQAVAITLQDITASINKIFSMTEQVASAIEEQSVVTQDVAQNVVTIKQKSLESATGASQIAMTAKEQAQLATSLQDIAKVFKI, from the coding sequence ATGAAATTTTCAGATGTATCGTTTAAGCATAAAATTCTTATGTTATTGGCTTTGCCTATGTTGGGTTTTTTATGGTTGAGTTTTTCTTCTATCTCCCAAAGCATTGAAACTCGTAAAGAGATGTCTACGTTAACAGAATTAACGCACCTATCTGTGCAGTACAGCGAATTAGTGCATGAATTACAAAAAGAACGGGGTATGACTGCAGGGTTTATTGGCTCTAACGGCAGAAAATTTAGCGCTAAATTACGTAAACAACGTGCAGATACGGACGCGAAGCAAGCTAAAATGACGCGTTTTTGGCAACAAAATGAATTTTCAGACAGTCATATACAGCAACTCTACGTAAGAATTAAACAAGACTTATCTATGCTTACTGGTATTCGTAACAAAGTGGATGCTCAAAATATTGAGTTAGCATCGGCGTTACGTTATTACACACAATTGAATGCCAAGTTGTTAAGTGTCTCTGATTTAATTGTAGATATCAGTAGCGATGCTAGTATCACCGCAGAAACAATTGCGTATTATAATTTTTTGCAAGGTAAAGAGCGTGCTGGAATAGAACGTGCGGTGCTAAGTAATGTGTTTTATAAAGATCATTTTTCGACAGATAATTTTGTTAAATTTATTTCATTAGTGGTTGAGCAAGAAACCTATTTTTCAAATTTTAAAACATTTTCAACAAGCAGTAATAACAATTTTTTTGCTCAGCAGTTAAATACCCCAGCAGTGAAAGAAGTCATGAAGCTAAGACATATCGCCCAGACTAAATCGACGGGGTTTAATGTTGATGCCGAATATTGGTTTAGCCAAGCCAGTGCGCGTATTGGTCAATTGAAACTGATCGAAGACGATCTTGAACGCTCGTTATTAACACTCGCTGATAATCATCGTAATAGTGCAGTTACAGTTTTAATGATGAACGTCGTGTTTAGTGTGCTGATTATAGTTATTGTTGTTGTGATTAGCTTTATTACTATTCGAGATTTAATGTCGAGAGTAAATGAGTTAATGGATGTGATGACCGAAGTACGTGACAATAATGATTTAACTGTTCAAACTAAACTAGCGGGTGAGAGTGAGTTAGGGCAAATAGCTTCAGCACTAAACCTCACGTTATCACAATTTTCTGGTGCGATGGATAACATATCAACATCAAGTATCACCCTTGCCTCAGCTGCAGAGGAAACCGCGCAAACTTGTGATTACAGCTCCAAATCGTTAACAGAACAGCTAGATGGGATTAGCTTGATAGCCACGGCGATTGAAGAATTGTCAGCAACGGTAAAAGAAGTGGCGCAAAATACTCAGCTGACAGCAGATTCTGCGAAAGAAGTGGATGTGCAAGCTGTAAGTGGTTTTGAGGTCGTACAACAATCATCACTGTCTATTGAAGGTTTAGCCTGTGAGATTGATAGTTTAGCGCAGCGTATTACGAATCTGCATACGAGCAGTAATAACATTACTAATATGGTCGATGTGATCAAGTCGGTTGCAGACCAAACTAACTTATTAGCGTTAAATGCGGCGATTGAAGCAGCGCGAGCAGGGGAACAAGGACGTGGTTTTGCTGTCGTAGCTGATGAAGTGAGAACATTAGCTAAGCGCACTCAAGAGTCAACAGCAGAGATAGAAAGCTTTATTAGTGCGCTACAAGCTGATGTAGATGCAGCGTTTAATGTGATAGAAGTTAGCCAGACAAAAGCATCTGAAGCAGTGAGTAATTCGCAAGCTGTAGCAATAACCTTGCAGGATATAACCGCTTCCATCAACAAAATATTCTCAATGACTGAACAAGTGGCAAGCGCGATCGAAGAGCAATCTGTAGTGACACAAGATGTTGCTCAGAATGTTGTAACGATAAAACAAAAATCGTTGGAGTCAGCAACGGGGGCCTCTCAAATAGCGATGACAGCAAAAGAGCAAGCTCAGTTAGCCACGTCATTACAAGATATTGCTAAAGTATTTAAAATCTAA